A window of Ovis canadensis isolate MfBH-ARS-UI-01 breed Bighorn chromosome X, ARS-UI_OviCan_v2, whole genome shotgun sequence contains these coding sequences:
- the LOC138931051 gene encoding casein kinase I: MASSSGPEADFLVGGRYKLVREIGCGSFGHVYLAIDLTNHEEVAVKLESQNARQPRLLYEKELYNILQGGVGIPQIRWYGQETDYNVLVMDLLGPSLEDLFNFCSRKFTMKTVLMLADQMISRIEYVHTQNLIHRDIKPDNFLMGTGQQWKKLFLIDFGLAKRYRDKKTGQHIPYRSGKSLTGTPSYASLSAHHGIELSRRDDMESLGYVLMYFNRASLPWQGLKGATMKQKCEKISEMKMTTPVDVLCKGFPVEFAMYLKHCRGLSFEEAPDYTYLRQLFRILFRTLNYQHDYAFDWIVLKQKAEQQAASSSGQGQQAQTPTGKSDKTKSEMKGS, translated from the coding sequence ATGGCGAGCAGCAGTGGACCCGAGGCCGATTTCCTTGTCGGAGGGAGATATAAACTGGTACGGGAGATCGGGTGTGGCTCTTTTGGGCACGTTTATTTGGCGATAGACCTCACCAACCACGAGGAAGTGGCAGTAAAATTAGAATCACAGAATGCGAGGCAGCCCCGGTTGTTATACGAGAAGGAACTCTATAATATCCTTCAAGGTGGGGTTGGCATCCCCCAGATACGGTGGTATGGTCAGGAAACGGACTATAATGTGCTAGTCATGGATCTTCTGGGACCCAGCCTTGAAGATCTCTTCAATTTCTGTTCAAGAAAGTTTACAATGAAAACTGTACTTATGTTAGCTGATCAGATGATCAGTAGAATCGAGTATGTGCATACCCAGAATCTTATACACAGAGACATTAAACCAGATAACTTCCTGATGGGTACTGGGCAGCAGTGGAAGAAGTTATTCCTTATTGATTTTGGTTTGGCCAAGAGGTACAGAGACAAGAAGACAGGGCAACACATACCCTACAGATCCGGTAAAAGTCTTACTGGCACGCCTTCCTATGCTAGCCTCAGTGCCCATCATGGTATTGAACTGAGTCGCCGAGATGACATGGAATCATTAGGATATGTTTTGATGTATTTTAACAGAGCCAGCCTGCCATGGCAAGGACTAAAGGGTGCAACAATGAagcaaaaatgtgaaaagattAGTGAAATGAAGATGACCACACCTGTTGATGTTTTATGTAAGGGATTTCCTGTAGAATTTGCCATGTACTTAAAGCATTGTCGCGGGCTGTCCTTTGAGGAAGCCCCGGATTACACGTACCTGAGGCAGCTCTTCCGCATTCTTTTCAGGACCCTGAATTACCAACATGACTATGCATTTGATTGGATAGTGTTAAAGCAGAAAGCAGAACAGCAGGCTGCCTCTTCAAGTGGGCAGGGTCAGCAGGCCCAAACCCCCACAGGCAAAAGTGACAAAaccaaaagtgaaatgaaaggttCCTAA